The following coding sequences are from one Merismopedia glauca CCAP 1448/3 window:
- the hslO gene encoding Hsp33 family molecular chaperone HslO translates to MADQLIRATAADGGIRAVGVISTRLVEEARCRHKLSYVTTAALGRTMSAGLLLASSMKREGSRVNLRIRGDGPMGGLLVDAGLDGTVRGYVDNPEVELPPNAQGKLDVRGAVGTSGYIYVVRDVGYGYPYSSTVELVSGEIGEDIAHYLVTSEQTPSALVVGVFVGAEGVTASGGLLVQVLPKAARDEELVATLESRVSALSGFTPLLQAGKSLPDIMHEILGDMGLEMLSEVQMLRFNCNCSFDRVLGALKLLGEAELEDMIAKDEGAEAVCHFCAEVYQASTEQLVELIEDLRAQSC, encoded by the coding sequence ATGGCTGACCAGTTAATTCGGGCAACAGCAGCCGATGGCGGAATTAGAGCCGTAGGTGTAATTAGTACTCGCCTAGTAGAAGAAGCGCGATGCCGCCACAAGTTATCTTATGTCACCACAGCAGCTTTAGGGCGCACTATGTCTGCGGGTTTGCTCCTAGCTTCAAGCATGAAACGAGAAGGTTCTAGAGTCAATCTTCGGATTCGAGGGGATGGTCCAATGGGCGGTTTGCTCGTGGATGCGGGTTTAGATGGAACTGTCAGGGGTTATGTAGACAACCCAGAAGTTGAATTACCTCCCAATGCTCAAGGTAAATTAGATGTGCGAGGTGCTGTAGGTACTAGCGGTTACATCTACGTAGTTAGGGATGTCGGCTATGGATACCCTTACTCTAGTACCGTAGAACTAGTTTCTGGAGAGATTGGCGAAGATATTGCCCACTATCTGGTTACTTCAGAGCAAACACCTTCGGCTTTAGTAGTAGGAGTGTTTGTGGGAGCAGAAGGAGTAACAGCCTCTGGAGGGTTATTAGTACAAGTTCTCCCCAAAGCTGCTAGAGATGAAGAATTAGTAGCAACTTTAGAGTCTCGCGTCAGTGCTTTATCTGGTTTTACTCCTCTGCTCCAAGCAGGAAAAAGTCTACCAGATATTATGCATGAAATATTGGGTGATATGGGGTTAGAAATGCTCTCAGAAGTTCAAATGCTGAGATTTAACTGTAATTGCTCATTCGACCGCGTTTTGGGAGCCTTAAAACTCTTGGGAGAAGCTGAGCTAGAAGACATGATTGCTAAAGATGAAGGTGCCGAAGCAGTGTGTCATTTTTGTGCGGAAGTCTACCAAGCTAGTACAGAGCAGTTAGTGGAACTCATCGAAGATTTGCGCGCCCAATCCTGCTAG
- a CDS encoding J domain-containing protein, which yields MNLADCYLLLGLTPTASLTEVKASYRRMALQYHPDQNPDDLTAKDKFIQLTQAYEFLLDLVSENMVISPKSVANSYTTDRATAVIEVTPPPPTTATPAELSLAEERLKWNSYQQLQQLLKIRKFAQATTIAEGLAQRFPGDLEVRQWLAIAYQQWGRQLFRDRQFNKAKIYFRKALKTDPHNRALSVQIEQELEYIQQNIG from the coding sequence ATGAACCTAGCGGATTGCTACTTGCTGTTGGGATTGACTCCCACAGCCTCTTTAACTGAAGTTAAAGCTTCTTACCGTCGGATGGCTTTGCAGTACCATCCAGATCAGAATCCTGACGATTTAACAGCTAAAGATAAGTTTATCCAACTAACTCAAGCTTATGAGTTTTTATTGGATTTAGTCAGCGAAAATATGGTAATTAGTCCTAAATCAGTGGCTAATTCTTACACTACCGATCGCGCTACAGCAGTTATTGAAGTTACTCCACCACCACCAACAACAGCTACTCCAGCAGAACTTTCCCTAGCTGAAGAAAGGCTAAAATGGAATTCTTACCAGCAACTCCAGCAATTGCTCAAAATTCGGAAATTTGCCCAAGCAACCACGATTGCAGAAGGATTAGCCCAACGTTTTCCTGGAGATCTTGAGGTAAGACAATGGCTAGCGATCGCTTATCAACAATGGGGTAGACAATTATTTAGAGATCGTCAATTTAATAAAGCCAAAATCTATTTCCGCAAAGCCCTCAAAACCGATCCTCATAATCGGGCACTCTCAGTTCAAATAGAGCAAGAACTAGAATATATTCAGCAAAATATAGGTTAG
- a CDS encoding ribose-phosphate pyrophosphokinase: MIRSATLTLQPTVLPIVDNNRLRLFSGSANLPLAQEIARYLGMDLGPMIRKQFADGELYVQIQESIRGCDVYLIQPNCHPVNDHLMELLIVIDACRRASARQITAVIPYYGYARADRKTAGRESITAKLVANLVTGAGANRVLAMDLHSSQIQGYFDIPLDHVYGTPVLIDYIASKQLSDIVVVSPDVGGVARARAFAKKLNDAPLAIIDKRRQAHNVAQVMNLIGDVAGKTAVLVDDMIDTAGTIVEGARLLRTEGARQVYACATHAVFSHPAVERLSSGVFEEVIVTNTIPVPEAKRFPQLTVLSVANILGETIWRVHEDSSVSSMFR, encoded by the coding sequence GTGATTCGTTCTGCGACTTTGACGCTTCAGCCGACGGTTTTGCCAATTGTGGATAATAACCGTTTGAGATTGTTTTCTGGTTCCGCCAATCTTCCTCTTGCCCAAGAAATTGCTCGTTATTTGGGTATGGATCTAGGACCGATGATTCGCAAGCAGTTTGCTGATGGCGAGCTTTATGTCCAGATTCAAGAATCAATTCGCGGTTGTGATGTTTATTTGATTCAACCCAATTGTCATCCAGTTAACGATCATTTAATGGAATTGCTAATTGTAATTGATGCTTGTCGTCGAGCATCAGCTAGACAAATCACGGCAGTCATTCCTTACTATGGTTATGCACGGGCAGACCGTAAAACTGCTGGGAGAGAATCAATTACGGCTAAATTGGTCGCTAATTTGGTTACGGGTGCTGGAGCCAATCGCGTACTGGCGATGGATTTACATTCCTCCCAAATCCAAGGGTATTTTGATATCCCCTTAGATCATGTCTATGGCACGCCAGTTTTAATAGATTACATTGCTAGTAAACAATTATCCGACATCGTGGTAGTCTCTCCTGATGTCGGTGGTGTAGCTAGGGCTAGGGCTTTTGCCAAAAAACTCAATGATGCCCCTTTAGCTATTATCGATAAGCGCCGTCAAGCTCATAATGTAGCGCAGGTGATGAATTTGATCGGCGATGTGGCTGGGAAAACCGCAGTTTTAGTCGATGACATGATCGATACTGCGGGGACAATTGTCGAAGGAGCAAGATTACTTAGAACTGAAGGAGCGCGTCAAGTTTATGCTTGTGCTACTCATGCGGTTTTTTCGCACCCAGCAGTTGAGCGATTGTCTAGTGGGGTATTTGAGGAAGTTATTGTGACTAATACTATCCCAGTACCAGAAGCTAAAAGGTTCCCGCAATTGACTGTATTATCTGTCGCTAATATCTTGGGGGAAACTATCTGGCGAGTCCACGAAGATAGTTCGGTTAGCAGTATGTTTCGCTAG
- a CDS encoding MoaD/ThiS family protein, whose amino-acid sequence METQLKISLKLFAVYQETFGSAELNLKFPPQTSVGEVLEWAIAQHPQLAKWRDITRFGVNLQFVEADTLLADGDEVVLIPPVSGG is encoded by the coding sequence ATGGAAACCCAACTCAAGATTAGTCTCAAATTGTTTGCTGTCTACCAAGAAACTTTTGGTAGCGCCGAATTGAACCTCAAATTTCCACCTCAAACCAGTGTCGGGGAAGTTTTAGAATGGGCGATCGCTCAACATCCCCAACTAGCTAAATGGCGTGACATTACCCGTTTTGGTGTAAATCTGCAATTTGTCGAAGCAGATACTCTGTTAGCAGATGGCGATGAGGTAGTGCTAATTCCTCCCGTTAGTGGTGGATAA
- a CDS encoding chromosome segregation ATPase gives MGKNSQGSDNWFKSSHSPSDAKPVELENPAPLSVNGVIVASTEHQHSEQFQKTWLRTLLDLPRQKLFWAIAALIATGGLGFGAMSSLIKLSNTSCVTANWFWASASTRIYCAEEYASRRTGEDLLKAIALVNELPKNHFLRPEINRQIKEWSQELLNLTEETFQQGKLEEAIGIARQIPKNSATKDLLASKINKWQSIWAQGEKIYQQAEDRLRAADTYGAFNQAIRLTNIGNRYWATTKYDQLVNIIQIAQEDAIKLDKAYLLLKKGSLEKIGEAVKIAEEVDSKSYAYSEAQKLLDKAGNELLELAQARIYRDDWQNILEITNKLPNKFTSKPESQDLLNLATALSKAEQGLRVDLESAISFAQKVESSRPLYDKAQKLVARWQLEIQDVARIEKARELAGPGGLGNVLAAIAEARQVPSSHPRYSEAQSLIRSWESQVETSQDEPYLTRANQLANLGTVAALRDAIGQASFIPPGRALYPEAQNQIRQWTRQLQKLEDTPYLAQAQSQADSGNYTAAIATAQQITSDRVLYPQAQSRIRQWNYQVQGSEDQPYLQQAQSEADLGNLRNAIAIAKQIPSDKALYLEAQRKINTWQREVQAQDNLQAAYQLSYNGTPEALSNAIQTARSIPTTSLSGSEAQEAMNRWSSQLLAMAQQVATNDPQKAIALAQNIPPSADVYQSAQAQIETWRGSN, from the coding sequence ATGGGCAAAAATTCCCAAGGATCGGATAATTGGTTCAAAAGTAGTCATTCTCCATCTGATGCAAAACCCGTAGAATTGGAAAATCCAGCCCCTTTGTCTGTAAATGGCGTAATTGTGGCATCTACAGAACATCAACACTCTGAACAATTTCAGAAAACCTGGCTGCGAACCCTACTAGATTTACCTAGACAGAAATTATTTTGGGCGATCGCTGCCTTGATTGCCACAGGTGGTTTGGGATTTGGAGCGATGTCTTCTTTGATAAAGCTGTCAAATACTAGTTGTGTGACTGCTAATTGGTTCTGGGCTTCTGCATCAACTAGAATATATTGCGCTGAAGAATATGCCAGTCGTAGAACTGGGGAAGATTTACTCAAAGCGATCGCTCTAGTCAACGAATTGCCCAAAAATCACTTCTTGCGCCCCGAAATTAACCGCCAAATCAAGGAATGGTCCCAAGAGTTATTAAATTTAACTGAAGAAACTTTCCAACAAGGTAAGCTAGAAGAAGCGATCGGCATTGCTCGGCAAATTCCCAAAAACTCAGCAACTAAAGACTTACTTGCCTCTAAAATCAATAAATGGCAAAGCATTTGGGCGCAAGGCGAAAAAATCTATCAACAAGCTGAAGATAGACTCCGTGCTGCCGATACATATGGCGCTTTTAACCAAGCCATCCGCTTAACTAATATTGGTAACCGATATTGGGCAACTACAAAATACGACCAACTAGTTAATATCATTCAAATTGCTCAAGAAGATGCGATTAAGCTGGACAAAGCGTATTTATTACTGAAAAAAGGTAGCCTCGAAAAAATCGGTGAAGCGGTGAAAATTGCCGAAGAAGTTGACTCGAAAAGCTATGCTTATTCAGAAGCGCAAAAACTCTTAGATAAAGCTGGAAATGAATTATTAGAATTAGCCCAAGCCAGAATTTATCGAGATGACTGGCAAAACATTTTGGAAATAACGAATAAGCTCCCCAATAAGTTTACTTCCAAGCCAGAAAGTCAAGATTTACTGAATCTAGCTACAGCCTTGTCTAAAGCCGAGCAAGGATTGCGAGTAGATCTCGAATCAGCCATTTCTTTTGCTCAAAAGGTAGAATCCAGTCGTCCTTTATACGACAAAGCCCAAAAATTAGTGGCTCGTTGGCAGTTAGAAATTCAAGATGTAGCTCGGATTGAAAAAGCTCGTGAATTGGCGGGTCCAGGAGGATTAGGGAATGTTTTGGCGGCTATTGCGGAAGCTAGGCAAGTCCCATCTTCTCATCCCCGGTATTCAGAAGCCCAAAGCTTAATTCGATCTTGGGAAAGTCAAGTCGAAACTAGCCAAGATGAACCATATTTAACCCGTGCCAATCAATTAGCTAATTTAGGTACTGTTGCCGCCCTTAGAGATGCTATAGGACAAGCTAGTTTTATTCCTCCAGGGAGGGCTTTGTATCCCGAAGCCCAAAACCAAATCAGACAATGGACGCGCCAATTACAAAAACTGGAAGATACACCCTACCTAGCCCAAGCTCAATCCCAAGCGGATTCTGGTAACTATACGGCAGCGATCGCCACGGCTCAACAAATTACCTCAGATCGCGTTCTTTATCCCCAAGCTCAAAGTAGAATTCGTCAGTGGAATTATCAGGTTCAAGGTTCCGAAGATCAGCCCTATCTTCAGCAAGCTCAAAGCGAAGCGGATTTAGGTAATTTAAGAAATGCGATTGCGATTGCCAAACAAATTCCCTCAGATAAAGCCTTATATCTAGAAGCTCAAAGGAAAATCAATACTTGGCAGCGAGAAGTTCAAGCTCAAGACAACTTGCAAGCTGCTTATCAACTTTCTTACAACGGTACTCCTGAAGCCCTCAGTAATGCCATTCAAACCGCTAGAAGTATTCCAACTACTTCCCTCAGTGGTTCTGAAGCTCAAGAAGCCATGAATCGTTGGAGTTCACAGTTATTAGCTATGGCTCAACAGGTAGCTACAAACGATCCGCAAAAAGCGATCGCTCTAGCCCAAAATATCCCTCCTAGTGCTGATGTTTACCAATCGGCTCAAGCCCAAATTGAAACGTGGCGAGGTAGTAACTAA
- a CDS encoding Tab2/Atab2 family RNA-binding protein, giving the protein MSGEVWQVDFYRYPVMKKAGQVWWLLVICESTGQFAYEAYCPQTEVNSAWLVSHLQQATNDRGDLPSLIQVFRPQSLNLLELAASELGIAIQATRRTPALKEHLQAKAKTHALQTPDYNPLALDAPPPAPLPDHLLGQSWRFASLPASELEATFAERPIPVLEMPKRLLPINLGLASTVAIPGVIVYGGRRSLVLARWLQEAQPYSLNYIPGSPDGLILEAGLVDRWILATFTDADVAIAAQTFTKRKQTSQGLHFLSIQPDDSGMTDSGFWLLQE; this is encoded by the coding sequence ATGAGTGGGGAAGTTTGGCAAGTTGATTTTTATCGCTATCCAGTTATGAAAAAGGCTGGACAAGTGTGGTGGCTATTGGTTATATGTGAATCTACAGGTCAATTCGCCTACGAAGCCTATTGTCCTCAAACAGAGGTGAATAGTGCTTGGCTAGTTTCTCATTTACAACAGGCTACCAACGATCGTGGAGATCTCCCCAGCTTAATTCAAGTTTTTCGTCCCCAGTCCCTCAATTTGTTGGAGTTAGCGGCTAGTGAGTTAGGTATTGCTATCCAAGCTACCAGGAGAACTCCGGCTTTAAAGGAACATTTGCAAGCCAAGGCGAAAACTCATGCTCTCCAAACTCCAGATTACAACCCTCTAGCCCTAGATGCACCACCACCTGCACCTTTACCAGATCATCTCTTAGGACAATCTTGGCGGTTTGCAAGTTTACCAGCTAGTGAGTTGGAGGCGACTTTTGCCGAACGTCCGATTCCAGTGTTGGAGATGCCAAAAAGACTACTACCAATTAATCTAGGTTTAGCCTCGACGGTTGCTATCCCTGGGGTTATCGTTTATGGCGGTAGGCGATCGCTCGTCCTAGCTCGTTGGTTACAGGAAGCCCAACCATACTCTCTTAATTATATCCCAGGTAGTCCAGATGGTTTGATTTTAGAGGCGGGTTTGGTAGATAGGTGGATACTAGCGACTTTTACTGATGCAGATGTAGCGATCGCGGCTCAAACTTTTACTAAACGCAAGCAAACCAGTCAGGGGTTACATTTTCTCTCCATTCAACCAGACGATTCGGGGATGACTGATAGTGGGTTTTGGTTGTTGCAAGAGTAA
- a CDS encoding AfsR/SARP family transcriptional regulator: MKILHIKLLGAFELRIKGELVTNFPYEKVKALLGYLAAEPNRTHHRDELANMFWSDKTGELARVNLRKALSHIRELLHEKQNSTYYLITTRQTVQFNCPTLQSVDLWDFKEKIDNFRKEQYLTNKISYKSISNLEKALSLYQGQFLTSLRVDDSDVFDEWLRVKSQYIHQQAVDACTILLTYYQNQLQRERAFEYAQKLLELEPWNELAHECFMKVLAQTKQRNAALSHYQRYEQLLERHLGAKPEGNITQLYENILAGTFAMPA, encoded by the coding sequence ATGAAAATCTTGCACATTAAGTTACTTGGAGCCTTTGAGCTAAGAATTAAGGGAGAGTTAGTAACTAACTTTCCTTATGAAAAAGTTAAGGCTTTACTTGGGTATCTAGCCGCAGAACCAAATAGAACTCATCATAGAGATGAACTAGCTAATATGTTTTGGTCAGATAAAACGGGTGAATTAGCTCGCGTCAACTTGCGTAAGGCTTTAAGTCATATTCGAGAACTATTACATGAAAAGCAAAATTCAACTTATTATTTAATTACAACTCGGCAAACAGTGCAATTCAATTGCCCAACTCTTCAGAGTGTAGATTTGTGGGATTTTAAGGAAAAAATAGATAATTTTAGAAAAGAGCAATATTTAACCAATAAAATCTCTTATAAGTCAATATCTAACTTAGAAAAAGCTTTAAGTCTCTATCAAGGTCAATTTCTCACCTCACTTAGAGTTGATGATAGTGATGTCTTTGATGAGTGGCTGAGGGTGAAAAGTCAATATATTCACCAACAAGCCGTTGATGCCTGTACTATTTTATTGACTTACTATCAAAATCAGTTACAGCGCGAACGAGCATTTGAATATGCTCAGAAATTACTGGAGTTAGAACCTTGGAACGAGTTAGCACATGAGTGTTTCATGAAAGTCTTGGCTCAGACTAAACAACGAAATGCCGCTCTATCACACTATCAAAGGTATGAACAGCTTTTAGAACGACATTTAGGAGCTAAACCAGAAGGGAACATAACTCAATTGTATGAAAATATTCTAGCTGGTACATTTGCGATGCCTGCATAA